One Leclercia pneumoniae genomic region harbors:
- the pepP gene encoding Xaa-Pro aminopeptidase: MTQQEYLRRRQALLATMKPGSAALIFAAPEATRSNDSEYPYRQSSDFWYFTGFNEPEAVLVLIKSDDTHNHSVLFNRVRDLTAEIWFGRRLGQEAAPEKLGVDRALAFSEINEQLAQLLNGLDEVYHAQGEYAYADEIVFTALDTLRKGSRQNLKAPASVTDWRPVVHEMRLFKSPEELEVMRRAGEISALAHTRAMERCRPGMFEYQLEGEILHEFTRHGARFPSYNTIVGGGENGCILHYTENESELRDGDLVLIDAGCEYKGYAGDITRTFPVNGKFTPAQRAIYDIVLDSLETALTLFRPGTTIQEVTGEVVRIMVTGLVNLEILKGDVEQLIAENAHRAFFMHGLSHWLGLDVHDVGFYGPDRSRVLEPGMVLTVEPGLYIAPDADVPAQYRGIGIRIEDDIVITETGNENLTATVVKKADDIEALMAAARA, encoded by the coding sequence ATGACTCAGCAAGAGTATCTTCGCCGCCGTCAGGCGCTGTTGGCGACCATGAAGCCAGGCAGCGCCGCGCTTATTTTCGCCGCACCGGAAGCCACACGCAGCAACGACAGCGAGTACCCCTATCGCCAGAGCAGCGATTTTTGGTACTTCACCGGCTTTAATGAGCCCGAAGCCGTGCTGGTGCTGATTAAGAGCGATGACACCCATAACCACAGCGTGTTGTTTAACCGGGTACGCGACCTGACGGCCGAGATCTGGTTTGGCCGTCGGCTGGGGCAGGAGGCGGCACCAGAAAAACTGGGCGTAGACCGTGCGCTGGCCTTCAGTGAGATCAATGAACAGCTCGCGCAACTGCTCAATGGGCTGGACGAGGTCTACCACGCCCAGGGCGAGTATGCGTATGCCGATGAGATTGTATTTACTGCGCTCGATACGCTGCGCAAAGGCTCACGGCAGAACCTGAAGGCACCAGCATCTGTGACTGACTGGCGCCCTGTCGTGCATGAGATGCGCCTGTTTAAATCGCCCGAGGAGCTGGAGGTAATGCGTCGCGCCGGTGAGATCAGTGCCCTGGCGCATACCCGCGCCATGGAACGCTGCCGCCCCGGGATGTTTGAATATCAGCTGGAGGGGGAAATTCTGCACGAGTTTACCCGCCACGGCGCGCGTTTCCCCTCTTACAACACTATCGTTGGCGGCGGCGAAAACGGCTGCATTCTGCATTACACTGAAAACGAATCCGAACTTCGCGATGGGGATCTGGTGCTGATCGATGCAGGGTGTGAGTATAAAGGCTATGCGGGAGACATTACCCGTACCTTCCCGGTTAACGGTAAGTTCACCCCTGCCCAGCGTGCGATTTACGATATTGTCCTCGATTCGCTGGAGACGGCGCTGACCCTTTTCCGCCCTGGCACCACCATTCAGGAGGTGACCGGTGAAGTGGTGCGTATTATGGTCACCGGGCTGGTCAATCTCGAAATCCTCAAAGGTGACGTGGAGCAGCTTATTGCAGAGAACGCACATCGCGCCTTCTTTATGCACGGACTTAGTCACTGGCTGGGGCTGGATGTCCACGATGTCGGTTTCTATGGCCCGGACCGCTCCCGCGTGCTGGAGCCGGGAATGGTGCTCACCGTTGAGCCCGGTCTGTACATTGCCCCGGATGCCGATGTCCCGGCGCAATATCGCGGAATCGGTATTCGTATTGAAGACGATATTGTGATTACCGAAACCGGTAATGAAAACCTGACGGCGACGGTAGTGAAAAAAGCCGACGATATCGAAGCGTTGATGGCGGCGGCGCGCGCATGA
- the ubiI gene encoding FAD-dependent 2-octaprenylphenol hydroxylase has translation MQNVDVAIVGGGMVGLALACGLQGSGLRVAVLEQQPPQPIAADAAPELRVSAINAASEKLLTRLGVWSDIVARRASCYHGMEVWEKDSFGHIAFDDESLGYSHLGHIVENAVIHQALWQKAEQCSDVTLLAPAQIQQVAWGENEAFLTLQSGEMLTARLMVGADGANSWLRNKADIPLTWWDYHHHALVATIRTAEPHQAVARQIFHNDGILAFLPLSDPHLCSIVWSLSPDAAQAMRDATPEAFNQALCVAFDNRLGLCSVESERVVFPLTGRYARQFAAHRLALVGDAAHTIHPLAGQGVNLGFMDAAELVAELRRLHQQGKDIGQHLYLRRYERSRKHSAAMMLAGMQGFRELFAGANPAKKLLRDLGLKLADTLPGVKPQLLRQAMGLNDLPDWLR, from the coding sequence GTGCAGAATGTTGATGTTGCCATTGTCGGTGGTGGGATGGTTGGGCTGGCGTTAGCCTGTGGTTTACAGGGTAGCGGCCTGCGCGTGGCGGTACTCGAACAGCAGCCGCCTCAGCCCATAGCCGCCGATGCGGCACCCGAATTGCGCGTGTCGGCCATCAATGCCGCCAGCGAAAAGCTGCTTACCCGCCTTGGCGTCTGGTCTGATATCGTTGCGCGCCGCGCCAGTTGCTATCACGGTATGGAAGTGTGGGAGAAAGACAGCTTCGGTCACATTGCCTTTGATGACGAGAGCCTGGGCTATAGCCATCTCGGCCACATTGTTGAAAATGCAGTGATTCACCAGGCGCTGTGGCAAAAAGCTGAACAGTGCAGCGATGTCACGCTACTGGCGCCGGCGCAAATCCAGCAGGTAGCCTGGGGAGAAAATGAGGCGTTTCTCACCCTGCAAAGCGGCGAAATGCTCACGGCACGCCTGATGGTGGGAGCCGATGGCGCCAACTCCTGGCTGCGTAACAAAGCCGATATCCCCTTGACCTGGTGGGACTACCATCACCATGCGCTGGTAGCGACGATCCGCACCGCTGAGCCGCATCAGGCCGTGGCGCGGCAGATTTTCCACAATGACGGCATTCTGGCCTTTTTACCGCTCAGCGATCCCCATCTCTGTTCCATCGTCTGGTCGCTCTCTCCCGATGCGGCACAGGCCATGCGTGATGCTACACCAGAGGCCTTTAACCAGGCGCTTTGCGTGGCATTTGATAACCGCCTGGGGCTCTGCAGCGTCGAAAGCGAACGTGTTGTCTTCCCGCTGACGGGGCGTTATGCCCGCCAGTTTGCCGCGCATCGTCTGGCGCTGGTGGGGGATGCTGCCCACACCATTCATCCGCTGGCCGGGCAGGGGGTCAATCTCGGCTTTATGGATGCCGCGGAGCTGGTCGCGGAGTTGCGTCGTCTGCATCAGCAGGGCAAAGACATTGGCCAGCATCTCTATCTGCGCCGCTATGAGCGCAGCCGCAAACATAGCGCCGCCATGATGCTGGCAGGGATGCAGGGTTTTCGCGAACTCTTTGCCGGAGCTAACCCGGCCAAAAAATTGCTGCGCGACCTGGGTCTGAAGCTGGCCGATACCCTTCCGGGCGTGAAACCCCAACTTTTACGCCAGGCAATGGGTCTGAACGACCTGCCGGACTGGCTGCGCTAA
- the ubiH gene encoding 2-octaprenyl-6-methoxyphenyl hydroxylase, whose product MSVIIVGGGMTGATLALAISRLTRGQLPVHLIEAVAPQRNDHPGFDARAIAIAQGTCQHLARIGIWQAIADCATAIKTVHVSDRGHAGFVTLEAQDYRIDALGQVVELHDVGLRLFRLLKEAPGVTLHCPARVTHFTRSDDQVSVTLDDGSSLTGELLVAADGSRSALGQQCGIQWQQQPYHQLAVIANVATAVAHQGRAFERFTEYGPLAMLPMSEGRSSLVWSHPLEKADEIKGWSDERFRNELQQAFGWRLGRITHVGQRAHYPLALTTASQAISHRVALVGNAAQTLHPIAGQGFNLGLRDVMTLAETLAQAFFGQEDCGAYPLLCQYQHRRQRDKEATIGVTDGLVHLFANRWAPLVAGRNLGLMAMELFIPARDVLAQRTLGWVAR is encoded by the coding sequence ATGAGCGTCATCATCGTAGGCGGCGGCATGACCGGCGCGACGCTGGCGCTGGCGATCTCCCGGCTTACCCGGGGGCAATTACCCGTCCATCTTATTGAAGCCGTCGCACCACAGCGTAACGACCATCCGGGTTTCGATGCCCGTGCTATCGCTATCGCGCAGGGTACCTGTCAGCACCTTGCCCGCATCGGTATCTGGCAGGCGATTGCCGACTGCGCGACGGCGATCAAGACCGTGCACGTGAGCGATCGCGGTCACGCCGGGTTCGTCACCCTTGAAGCGCAGGATTATCGTATCGATGCCCTTGGACAGGTAGTCGAGCTCCATGATGTGGGGTTGCGGCTTTTCCGTCTGTTAAAAGAGGCGCCGGGCGTGACGCTGCATTGTCCGGCACGTGTTACCCATTTCACGCGTAGTGACGATCAGGTCAGCGTGACGCTTGATGATGGCAGCTCTCTCACGGGTGAGTTGCTGGTGGCCGCCGATGGCTCGCGTTCAGCGCTGGGCCAGCAGTGTGGTATCCAGTGGCAGCAGCAGCCTTATCACCAGTTGGCGGTTATCGCCAACGTTGCCACCGCCGTGGCGCATCAGGGCCGTGCCTTTGAGCGTTTCACCGAATACGGCCCTCTGGCGATGCTGCCCATGTCTGAGGGGCGCAGTTCGCTGGTCTGGAGCCATCCGCTGGAGAAAGCGGACGAGATCAAAGGCTGGTCTGACGAACGTTTTCGCAACGAATTACAACAGGCTTTCGGCTGGCGGTTAGGGCGCATTACCCATGTTGGGCAGCGCGCACATTATCCGCTGGCGCTCACCACCGCCAGTCAGGCTATTTCCCATCGCGTAGCGCTGGTGGGTAACGCCGCCCAGACCCTGCACCCGATTGCCGGGCAGGGCTTTAATCTGGGGCTGCGCGACGTGATGACCCTCGCCGAAACGCTGGCGCAGGCATTTTTCGGACAAGAAGATTGCGGGGCGTATCCCCTGTTATGCCAATATCAACACCGTCGTCAGCGCGATAAAGAGGCGACCATCGGCGTCACCGATGGGCTGGTGCATCTGTTCGCTAACCGCTGGGCCCCGCTGGTTGCGGGGCGCAACTTAGGGCTGATGGCGATGGAATTATTCATTCCGGCACGCGACGTGCTGGCGCAGAGGACTCTCGGTTGGGTCGCTCGCTAA